From the Bacteroidota bacterium genome, the window TATATCCCATAAAATTACATAAAATAAAAGTTTAGGCGATGATTAGCATATATAAGGCCGAATTTTACAAGAAGGCTCTAAACCTGAGGAAAAGAGAATCAATCAATATTAACAAACAAAAAATCCTCTTAAAGTATTTCGTTTAAGAGGATTTCAGATGAATATCTTATTTATCAATCTGCATCTTCAAACTCTTCAGCATCAAGATATGCTTCCTGTCTGTGTCCAAATAAAGAAATGAATTTTCCTGTTAAAAATCCAAATATTAAGGCCGAGACACCAGTTATTAGTATACCCGACAACTGACTGGAAACATTAATACCACTAACCATAGGAATGGCT encodes:
- a CDS encoding ammonium transporter, which codes for AFTIGILAGAISTTGFALLQSKQQKLIKSVDTCGVTNLHGLPGLLGGLSAIPMVSGINVSSQLSGILITGVSALIFGFLTGKFISLFGHRQEAYLDAEEFEDAD